In Apium graveolens cultivar Ventura chromosome 10, ASM990537v1, whole genome shotgun sequence, the following are encoded in one genomic region:
- the LOC141693904 gene encoding WEB family protein At2g38370-like, with product MAKQEHQQDGNNSSGHILDSGPGRVSGLEHNGRAQIDTSAPFESVKEAVSRFGGLGYWKPHSHFNSFSPPIKPNDRGTIDITKVEEEAVQLEKDLVIKEKETFNILKELESTKLIVEKLRQKIQNETSQTNVAVNSNVDDEKVHHVMKTEAKESQESFSSDNQHTVGSLDVCPSSTPGVILMELKQAKLNLTRTTSDLLSIQSAVESYSKKIEKERNSLDKTRQRLCSNSSKISSLEEELNQTKQKLHFVKVAEIKGSADNVFDISREVHRLDSETDYYKKIGEVARSEVSRAISEIGQTKDMVKTAKIRLVAATKIKEAAKASEAVALAEVKALSKSEELVGSDEKNPETVILSFEEYSFLISKAREAEDICKKKEVDALLLVDQANESESVIMKMVEEATKEAETSKKVLEEALKRVEVANRGKLSVEEALRKWRSEHGQKRRSSQNSTKFKNSSHRRDSRLLDVNGQNMQNDDLKPVLRQTLSIGQILSRKLLLTEDFENGVQAEYNTGIQQTSLGQMISKTIEDDKKLAKESEGEGGNKKVAAKKKKFGFARISLLTTKQSKKSKKQNSGARVPMCR from the exons ATGGCAAAACAAGAACACCAACAAGATGGTAATAACAGCTCGGGTCACATTCTTGATTCGGGTCCGGGTCGGGTCTCGGGTTTGGAGCATAATGGAAGAGCCCAGATTGATACTTCTGCTCCATTTGAGTCAGTGAAGGAAGCAGTTAGTAGATTTGGTGGACTTGGTTATTGGAAGCCTCATTCTCATTTCAACAGCTTTTCTCCTCCTATTAAG CCAAACGATAGGGGCACAATTGATATCACAAAAGTGGAGGAGGAAGCTGTGCAGTTGGAGAAAGATTTGGTAattaaggaaaaggaaaccttcAATATTTTGAAAGAACTTGAAAGCACTAAACTGATTGTGGAGAAATTAAGACAGAAGATTCAGAATGAAACCTCTCAAACCAATGTAGCAGTTAATTCTAATGTAGATGATGAGAAAGTGCATCATGTCATGAAAACCGAAGCAAAAGAAAGCCAAGAAAGCTTTTCAAGTGACAATCAACATACTGTGGGAAGTTTGGACGTCTGTCCCTCCTCAACACCAGGTGTAATTTTAATGGAGTTGAAACAGGCAAAACTAAACCTAACTAGGACTACAAGCGATCTTCTTAGCATCCAATCTGCAGTTGAATCCTACAGCAAGAAGATAGAGAAGGAAAGAAACTCACTTGACAAGACTCGTCAAAGGTTATGTTCAAATTCCTCCAAAATTTCATCGCTTGAAGAAGAGCTGAACCAAACAAAACAAAAATTACACTTTGTCAAGGTTGCTGAAATCAAAGGCAGCGCTGATAATGTTTTTGATATTTCGAGGGAGGTTCACCGCTTGGATTCTGAAACtgattattataagaaaattggCGAAGTAGCAAGATCAGAAGTTTCAAGAGCAATATCTGAGATTGGACAGACCAAGGACATGGTTAAAACTGCCAAGATCAGGTTAGTTGCAGCTACAAAAATAAAGGAAGCAGCTAAGGCCAGTGAGGCTGTTGCTCTTGCAGAGGTCAAGGCCCTATCAAAAAGTGAAGAACTGGTTGGATCTGATGAGAAAAATCCTGAGACTGTAATTCTATCATTTGAGGAATACTCTTTTCTTATCTCCAAAGCTCGGGAGGCGGAGGATATATGTAAGAAGAAAGAAGTCGATGCTTTGCTTCTAGTTGATCAAGCTAATGAATCAGAGAGTGTTATCATGAAGATGGTAGAGGAGGCTACAAAAGAAGCAGAAACCAGTAAGAAGGTCCTGGAAGAAGCTCTAAAAAGAGTAGAAGTTGCAAATAGAGGAAAATTGTCCGTTGAAGAAGCTCTTAGGAAGTGGAGATCTGAGCATGGTCAGAAAAGACGATCTTCACAGAATTCCACGAAGTTCAAGAATTCTTCCCATCGAAGAGATTCTCGATTGCTTGATGTGAATGGACAGAATATGCAGAATGACGACTTGAAGCCGGTGCTAAGACAAACCCTGTCAATAGGGCAAATACTGAGCAGAAAGCTGCTTCTGACTGAAGATTTTGAAAATGGCGTGCAGGCAGAATATAATACGGGGATACAACAGACTTCTTTGGGTCAAATGATCAGTAAAACAATTGAGGATGATAAAAAACTAGCTAAAGAGAGTGAGGGAGAAGGTGGCAACAAGAAAGTAGCTGCAAAGAAAAAGAAGTTTGGGTTTGCTCGGATTTCACTCTTGACCACCAAGCAAAGTAAGAAGagcaagaaacaaaattcagGTGCAAGGGTTCCAATGTGCAGATGA
- the LOC141693836 gene encoding uncharacterized protein LOC141693836: MGTRIWLVIIFVLGASRASDSRELMTSSVYTGETAEISFDTVLQVTQDSEKDILEIGKNYNVCTLCKEYTAEALTYLDANKTQEEIIHILHGSCSKLHSLKEECLVLVDYYALFFSEISSIEPADFCQKVNLCEQVALNSQHTSKNSCELCHYAIAEALIKLKDPDTELDIIEVLLKACKAVKGYETKCKRMVFEYGPLILINAEQWLESNDICNILHACDASKSDYSKHLQ, encoded by the exons ATGGGCACAAGAATTTGGCTAGTGATTATCTTCGTATTGGGAGCTAGCAGGGCCAGTGATTCTAGAGAACTAATGACTAGTAGTGTCTATACTGGTGAAACTGCTGAGATATCTTTTGATACAG TTTTGCAGGTAACTCAAGACTCAGAAAAGGATATTCTCGAAATAGGAAAGAATTACAATGTTTGCACACTGTGTAAAGAATATACTGCTGAGGCACTGACTTACCTCGATGCAAACAAAACGCAAGAGGAGATCATACACATTCTTCACGGTTCCTGCTCCAAGTTGCACTCTCTTAAGGAAGAG TGTCTCGTGTTGGTGGATTACTATGCTCTTTTCTTTTCGGAGATATCCTCCATAGAGCCTGCCGATTTCTGTCAAAAGGTCAATCTCTGCGAACAAGTGGCTCTTAATTCTCAGCATACGAGTAAAAATAGTTGTGAGCTTTGTCACTATGCAATTGCAGAAGCTTTAATAAAGCTGAAAGATCCTGACACAGAG TTGGATATAATTGAAGTGCTCTTGAAGGCATGTAAAGCTGTGAAGGGCTATGAGACAAAG TGTAAGCGAATGGTATTCGAATATGGGCCTCTTATACTTATAAACGCAGAACAATGGCTGGAATCAAATGACATATGCAACATTCTCCATGCCTGTGATGCATCTAAATCAGATTACAGCAAGCACCTGCAGTAG
- the LOC141688959 gene encoding uncharacterized protein LOC141688959 isoform X2, which yields MAEHINHVGVSGKDDVGPAKKRGRPQIAVTEEVLERRRLARQRYNARRSKREGPSRKRGRPKGVHEAVLNSQSLSVPRLETCPIMNNNVSGASHTDAAWPLIPPTSSTQDGEPAEGGKGNKDPGSASCGGTNQESRRMRTSINQKKKDFLECETILNIGIQEEICGFCTSHVWAAEFTGRHVGTGPKVYLICCGKGKVQLPLLRETPPELNYLIGANGTRSNVYFSKRRVYNNIFAFCSFGGNVDHSVNNGKGPYVFRVCGRTYHSLGSLVPPDGLTPKFAQLYMYDGQEAVDHRLSFTGKAGKVDPTNVSMLQEMLERENALVGIFKQAHERFTGAQPEHIHLRLFERRTSDGRFQNVPTTNDYEFAGLVVDNDFANNRDIVVEHKRNDLQHISELHPSFMSLQYPLLFPFGEDGYRINIKHRNANNSESEKDTISMREYYAFRA from the exons ATGGCTGAACATATAAATCATGTAGGCGTGTCAG GTAAAGACGATGTGGGTCCGGCTAAAAAAAGGGGTCGTCCTCAGATTGCGGTGACCGAAGAGGTTTTGGAAAGACGGAGGTTAGCAAGGCAAAGATATAATGCACGCCGTTCAAAGA GGGAAGGCCCTTCTAGAAAAAGAGGCAGGCCCAAGGGCGTCCACGAAGCTGTATTGAATTCGCAGAGCCTATCAGTGCCAAGGCTTGAAACCTGCCCAATAATGA ATAATAATGTGTCTGGGGCCTCTCACACAGATGCTGCATGGCCCCTCATTCCACCTACAAGCTCAACGCAAG ATGGGGAGCCTGCAGAAGGTGGAAAGGGGAACAAAGACCCTGGCTCAGCAAGTTGCGGAGGAACAAACCAAG AATCACGGAGAATGCGCACATCCATAAATCAGAAGAAAAAAGATTTTT TGGAGTGCGAAACAATCCTCAATATCGGTATACAAGAAGAGATATGTGGTTTCTGCACATCGCACGTTTGGGCTGCTGAATTTACGGGCAGACATGTGGGTACAGGACCCAAGGTCTATTTAATTTGTTGTGGTAAAGGGAAGGTTCAACTTCCTTTATTGCGTGAAACACCTCCAGAATTGAACTACCTAATAGGTGCAAACGGGACAAGATCAAATGTTTATTTTAGCAAGAGGCGTGTCTATAACAACATCTTTGCATTTTGTTCATTCGGGGGTAATGTTGATCATTCGGTTAATAATGGCAAGGGGCCATATGTCTTTCGCGTGTGTGGACGTACTTATCATAGCCTCGGCTCTTTGGTACCTCCAGATGGACTAACACCGAAATTTGCACAATTGTATATGTATGATGGTCAGGAGGCTGTGGATCACCGGTTAAGCTTTACAGGAAAGGCAGGGAAAGTGGATCCCACTAATGTCTCAATGTTGCAAGAAATGTTGGAGCGGGAAAATGCTTTAGTCGGTATATTTAAGCAGGCGCATGAGCGATTTACAGGCGCTCAACCCGAACATATTCACCTAAGATTGTTTGAAAGGCGGACCTCTGATGGTCGATTTCAAAATGTCCCAACTACTAATGATTATGAGTTTGCTGGGCTTGTGGTTGATAATGACTTTGCTAATAATAGGGATATAGTTGTTGAGCATAAAAGAAATGATCTGCAACATATCAGTGAATTACACCCTTCTTTTATGTCGTTGCAGTACCCTTTGTTATTCCCGTTTGGGGAAGATGGGTATAGAATCAATATTAAACATCGTAATGCAAACAATTCAGAAAGTGAAAAGGACACGATAAGTATGCGCGAATACTATGCGTTTAGGGCATAA